The proteins below are encoded in one region of Triticum aestivum cultivar Chinese Spring chromosome 1B, IWGSC CS RefSeq v2.1, whole genome shotgun sequence:
- the LOC123136592 gene encoding uncharacterized protein encodes MPLLPRRLAVAVAVAAPLRRPLCTAAPRPPWAMVNSQAALDASGAPSQSARALVDLNTTPCVSHLSVPARLVAPHGDDMGSLVGIVRGASSDGLLLLDFIDARHRPLWPHEFAAARGGVEPEGKLFVCNPLSGQLVRLPAPGMDVPKMGSTSFGLLTQSQGSHGPPDRYVVAQLSKISRGGGEWRRVVRRFLSETGEWDERPLVGELEMDPGRSMMINHEVLAFGDRLWWLDVAWGACSVDPFSDRPERRFAELPRSSVQPVSDSPTLSRYRRMGVSEGKLRYVQVSHGPKHDKWCVILSFSLDDETYSWALDHGVEITDRHDPCYVQIAAIDPFNADLVYLQHGSAVIAMDLAKGKEIWRGYLAKEFVFQKLLHCSLLVPCVLPTWLATSNIPSAGTLSSNKADCKRKTLADMLVRVDKC; translated from the exons ATGCCCCTCCTGCCCCgacgcctcgccgtcgccgtcgccgtcgcggcCCCCCTCCGCCGCCCCCTCTGCACGGCGGCCCCACGCCCTCCCTGGGCCATGGTGAACAGCCAGGCGGCGCTGGACGCGTCAGGGGCGCCGTCGCAGAGCGCGCGCGCGCTCGTCGACCTCAACACCACCCCGTGCGTCTCCCACCTCTCCGTCCCCGCTCGCCTCGTCGCCCCCCACGGCGACGACATGGGCTCCCTCGTGGGCATCGTCCGCGGCGCCAGCAGCGACGGCCTTCTCCTCCTCGACTTCATCGACGCCCGCCACCGCCCCTTGTGGCCACACGAATTCGCCGCGGCCCGCGGCGGCGTGGAACCGGAGGGCAAGCTCTTCGTCTGCAACCCTCTCAGCGGCCAGCTGGTCCGCCTCCCGGCCCCGGGCATGGATGTCCCCAAAATGGGAAGTACCTCTTTCGGCCTGCTCACCCAATCTCAAGGCTCACACGGCCCGCCGGATAGGTACGTGGTCGCTCAGCTCAGTAAAATCAGCCGCGGGGGAGGGGAGTGGCGCAGGGTCGTTCGCCGGTTTCTGTCCGAGACAGGGGAGTGGGACGAGCGGCCGCTGGTCGGGGAGTTAGAGATGGATCCTGGGCGGAGCATGATGATCAACCATGAGGTGCTGGCGTTCGGCGACCGGCTATGGTGGCTGGACGTGGCCTGGGGTGCCTGCTCCGTCGACCCCTTCAGCGACCGGCCGGAGCGCCGCTTCGCCGAGCTGCCGCGCTCCAGCGTGCAGCCTGTTTCTGATTCCCCGACGCTGAGCAGGTACCGACGCATGGGGGTCAGCGAGGGGAAGCTGCGCTACGTCCAAGTGTCCCATGGACCGAAGCACGACAAGTGGTGCGTGATCCTTTCGTTTTCGCTGGATGACGAGACCTACAGCTGGGCGCTGGATCACGGAGTTGAAATTACAGATCGGCACGACCCTTGCTATGTTCAAATTGCTGCCATAGATCCATTCAATGCCGACCTTGTGTACCTCCAACATGGTAGCGCTGTTATTGCCATGGACCTGGCTAAGGGGAAGGAGATTTGGAGGGGTTACCTGGCTAAGGAATTCGTCTTTCAGAAGTTGCTCCACTGTAGTCTTCTTGTACCGTGCGTGCTCCCAACATGGCTTGCCACAAGCAATATCCCTTCTGCAG GAACCCTTTCAAGCAACAAGGCCGATTGCAAAAGGAAGACTTTGGCAGACATGCTGGTTCGCGTAGACAAATGCTAG